CTGCAGGCATCGGCTCCATCATGCTGGGCTGAGCCATAATTTGAGCCGCGCTGTCGATCTTGAAATTGCCGTTGACAACGACCATCTCACCTTCCTTAAGTCCATCTATCACAACATAGTCCTCCCCGGCTTTGGGTCCCAGGACCACCTGCCGGCCCGTATAGATCCCCTCTTCCCCAGGTTTTGCTACATAGACAATCGCTCTCTTGCCGGTTCGCAGAGGCGCTGCCGCCGGTATCAGGAGCGGATCTCCATGATCCCACTCTCCATCCCGGCCTGGAATCTCCACCTGGACATTCGCGCCGATCCTCGCCTTTACAATCGCTTTGAGAAACATTTCCGGTTTGAGTCTGGCGGCGGGATTCTCAACATCGACCCGGACCTTGGCTGTTCTTGTTCGCGGATCTATCACCGGATCGATAAAAGCAATGATTCCCCCAAACACCTCCCCCGGATAGGCCTCTGAATAAAACTCGATTTCTTGTCCCTCTCTCAACCAGGTCAGATCACTTTCATAGGCATCCAATCCCGCCCAAAGATGGGATAAGTCGGCGATGGTATAGATGGGGGTTCCTATATTCACATAGTTCCCCTCAATCGCGGTTTTGTGAAGAACCACGCCGCTGATCGGCGATTTGATAGTAATCAGATCCGTGGATACTCCCGCCGTTTCAATCGCCTGAACCTGCTGATCCGTCAAGCCCCACAGCCGGAGTTTTTTTCTGACCGCCTCCACATTCGCCTGAAGGGTTCTACCAAATGAGTCATCGCCGCTGGAAAGACCTCCATATCGGGCGGCATCCGCTCGTTTCATCTTCAGGGCCTGGAGTAATTCTTCCTGCGCTGTTAATAATTCCGGGCTATACAAACTGACCAGAGGATCACCCGCTCGAACGGAGACACCGGTGTAATTGATGAAGAGGCGGTCAAGTCTCCCCGGAATCCAGGCACTGATCGTCGTGATTCGAGTCTCGTCCAGCTCAAGCTTGCCCGACATCCTAATGTCCACCACTGCGGGGCGCGTTTCAGCCAAGGCTGTTGTAATGCCGGCAAGTTTCCGCGCATTCGCTGAAAGTGTTATTTGTGAGGTGGCGCCCTCGGCGGCCTCTCCAATGGCGACAAGGATGAGATCCATACCACAGAGCGGGCACGATCCCGGTTCCGGCAATCGAATCTGTGGATGCATTGAACAGGTCCACATCTCGACTGCTGAACTCTGAGTTGCTTCACTGCCTGAATGATCCTGGTGATCCATGGCCCTTGTGGGGGGCTGAGGATTCCCAATCCGCCCGATAAGATATCCAATACCCAGCGGCAGAAGGATCAGAAGGAGAATTACAAATCGACGTGTAAGAGGTCTCTGAAATATGTTCCTGATCATTGTTTCAGCTCCGTCTCTCATTTCCCATCAGCCATTCGACCCGCGCCAGACTCAGCCCCTTGTCGGTTTGAGCCCTCTCGAGCGCGAGGTTCATATCCAAAATTGTTCTCTGGGCTTCAATCACCTCCAGAAAGGCCGCTTCACCTGCAGAAAATGCATTTAACGTCACATCCTGTGATTGCTTTGCCATCGGGATCAGCCGGTACTGATAAAGATCAATTCGTCTCTCTGCATCTTTGACATCGCCGAGGGCCTCCTCCAACTCAGCCGACAAACGATTCTCGAGATCGGCGAATTCATATAAGGCTTCCTGCCGCCGCAACTTCGCACTTTCCTTTGCGGAATTATATTGGCCGAACCAGATGGGAAGATTGAGTGAGACGGTTAGAATGACAGGATCTTTCCCGCTATCGGTCAGGGAGCGATCCAATGCATCTTCCGTCATAATGACATTGATACCGATCGTGACATCAGGATAATGGCTCTTCCCCAAAAGCCGGCTTGACGCTTCTTCCCTCTGAGCCTTCAATTGAAGCGCCTGCAATGATGGATTTTCTTTCTGTATTCGCGCTAGGAGTTGATCGATGGACATTTGTAGAATTGTTGAAGAGGGCGTTTCATATCCCGGTAATTCGGCGTCAACGGGTCGGCCCAGGAGGGTGTTGAGGTGAGATGCCGCATAGCGCCGGTCGTCCTTCAGACTCACCACGCGATCCTTGAGTTTTTCCAATTCTAACTGAATCGCCAAGGTGGATACCTGAGATTCTTGGCCGGTGGCGTATCGAGTCCGGGCGATACTTTCAAATTGCCGGATCCAATTTAGATTTTCCTCAGTAATGGCTATCGATTCGTCCAGATAATGGAGTTCATAATAAGCCTCTGTTACAGAGTAAATGAGCTTCTGACAATCCATGTCATATTTTTTTTCCTCAACATGGGCGGTCAAACCAGCAACTTCCCCTCGAATCATAAGCTTCTGGAACCAGGGAATCGTCAAGGAAAGGCCGAAGTTCCGCTCTTGTGGGCCGACCCGTGTTTCGACCGGCTCCAAGTAATGACCGTAAGTCATCCGTGGATCGGGCAAAGCACGGGCCGCGCTGATCGCTTCCTTCGAGGATTTCCAACGGCTTTCCGAAGCCTGAAGACCAGGATTGTTGGCCATGGCGTACTCGATGAGATCCTGGAGATTGGATGACTCCTTCAAATCATCGGGATTACCTAATTCATCCGCCCGAACATTGTCAGGAAGGACTACGGCCAATTGAGCCGCCAGGCAGAAAAGAGTCAAGGTGTGCACGATGCCGGTCTTTTTAATTCGATTCATGGTTCCTTCGCCTTGCCCTTTCTTCTTGCGCCACTATATTGTATAATTCATTCAGATCAATCGGTTTTGGGATAAAACCTGAAAGGTTCAATTCTTTGATCCGACGCTGGTCCAGCATTTCTGTATGACCGCTGATCATGATAATTGAACATTTCTTTGTGAGATACGGCCTTACGCGTAACAATAATTCAATACCGTCGCAACCCGGCATAAGATAATCGATGATGAGGAGATCGGGTTGGAGGGTCACACCAATAACTTGAGCCGCCGATTGAGGGCCGTCAAAACAGGTAATATGGCGCCCCTTTCCGCCCAAGACGATCGCCAAGCTTCTGAGGAGGGCCTTGTCATTGTCTACAACCGCGATCTGCATTCCCAGCTTCTCCCTTTAATACGGATTCATTGATTTGTATTAAAGCAGGAGAGATGCCACCCGCGTAGAGAAGTCGTAACCCATGATAAAGTATGCGATTACAGGCATTGTCGAAGAATATGAAGGGTGCTTTTCAGGGTTTAGATACCAGTTTCTGACACGTCCGCCCGCCAGTTTCTGGCGTTCCACTCTCGCAAGATTCGGTCTTTCTGCAGCCTAGCGGGGCGGACGCCTTAATTCATTATCGGTAATTTTCTTTCTCAATGTGGTGGGTGATATTTCCAGGAGCTTGGCGGTCCGGTTTATATTCCATTTGTTGACCTCTAAAGCCGAATGAATATATTCCTTCTCCATCTGTGAAAGTGGAATTATCTTGGCGGGAAAACTCATGGTCGCGTTTCTCGATCCCATGGTGGGGAATAAGAAGCTAAGGTGCTCCGCGGTAATAACTGGACCTGCTGTCAGCGCGATCGCGCGGGTAAGCACATTTTCTAATTCACGGATATTTCCCGGCCACTCGTATTGGCTCAATAGATTCAGAGCCTTCTCATCAATCGATTGAGCGGGTTTGTGGATACGCCGGGAGATTCTTGGGATGAAGTGATCCAATAGCAGAGGGATATCCCCCCGCCGTTCCCGAAGAGGCGGAACTCTGATTTTTGAGACAGCCAAACGGTAATAGAGATCTTCTCGGAACTCCTTTTCTTTGACCATCCTTTCAAGATCGCGGTTTGTCGCTGCAATAACACGCGCCTTAAAGGGAAGAGCTTCGAGCCCTCCAACCCGTTCGAACTCCCTTTCCTGAAGCACTCTGAGCAGCTTCGCTTGAAGTTCGAATGCCATGTCACCTATTTCATCGAGAAAAACCGTACCCTCTTGAGCATATTCAAATTTTCCGAGCTTGCGCTTCTCTGCACCGGTAAACGCTCCGCGTTCATGTCCGAATAACTCACTCTCGGGTAATGTGCTGACAATCGATGAACAATTGATGGCGACAAATGGCTTTCCCGGACTGGTCGCTTCATGGAGGGCTCTCGCGACTAATTCCTTTCCCGTCCCGCTCTCACCTTCAATAAGAATAGTGATCCGGCCCCGGGACGACAATCCGATCTCCTTCAGGAGATCAATGATTTTGGGGTCTTTTCCAACGATCTCACGTGACACCTCTTCCGGTTGAAGATCCATCTCGCCGAAAGGCATTCCGCCGGGTGCTTGCATCAATCCCGCATTTTTTAGACGGTTATATTTCTCAATCATCAGGAGAAATTCCTCCCGCCCTATTGGTTTGCGAATATAATCAAAGGCGCCAAGGCGCATCGCCTCAATCGTTGTAGACATCTCATGCGATCCTGTGATCATTACAATTGGTAACAGGGAATCCCTTTCCATCAGCTCTCGAAGAAGATCCAATCCATTACCATCAGGCAGGGAGAGATCCAAAAAGATGAGCTCGGGCGCCGACTTCTCGATCATTTTCAATCCATCGGAAAGATTATATGAAACCTCGGCAATATGACCTTCCGCCTCGATTTGAATCTGCAGCGACCGGCATAGGGCACGGTCATCATCGATAATCAGAATCCGGCTCATTCCTCCGCCCCTCGCGGAAGTGAAAGAGAAAAGAGCGCCCCTCCCTTCCGCCGGTTTTCAGCAAATACGAACCCGCTGTGACCCTCCACTATCTTCTTTACATTCGCCAGCCCAAGACCCGTCCCTTCATCGCGTGTTGTATAGAACGGTTGGAATAGGCGATGGATGTCGGCGGTTCTAAATCCAGGTCCGTTATCAGCCACAGACAAACGGATGGTGCCTGGACTATGCACCGGATATTCGGCCGATAGAATAACTGATTCACCGGGAGGCGATGCCTGGATTGCATTGGCCGTTAGATTTGTAAGAGCCCGTCGCAGCTGTTCCGGATCGGCGCAAAAGGCCGTTCCCCCCGTCAAATCCTTGATAATGACCCGTATCTCCTTCTCTTCTGATTCCGATCGAAGAATATCTTTCACATTATTGGCTATTTCGATAAAGCGAAGGCGCGTTTTGTTCAACTCCAATGGTTTTCCATAATTCAACAACTCTGACAGCATTCGCTCCAGCCTAAGGGCCTGTTCGGAGGCAATATCAGCAAGCTCTCTGTGAAACGGATCCTCCTCGACGTTGTGACGCAGAGCCTGAAGATTCATTTTTATTGAAGAGAGCGGATTCCTCATCTCATGCACAATGCTGGAGCTCAACTCACCAACGGCGGCCAATGATGCGGCCTGCAATAACCGCCGGTGACTCGCACTCAGCTCATCGATCATATGATTGAACGCCTCGGCGACTTCCTGCGCTTCGGCCCCGGCAAGGCGGCCGATACGCTCCTCTGATTGCCCGGCGGCAATACGGTGCGCCACGGCCGCGAACTCTCTCAAAGGTTGCGCTAAAACTCGCGCCCCATAATTCGCAATCACGAGAATCAAAACAAGGGTGATCAAGCCGGTCATCAGAGCCCGGTTTCTAAAGACGCGGAGCCAGGCAAAAGCCTCCTGTTCATCTATCTCGATAACCAGTGTCCCATTAAGGCGAGGAATCAAAGCGGAAACACCAAGGACTTTCTTGCCAGACGCGCTTCTGTAGCGCACAACCTCTCCACCACCGTCCGTAATTTGCTTTGGATAGGAATGGAACCGATACTTATTATTTTCGGCATCGAATCCATCAATCATGGGGAAAACGCCACCTGGTAAAAACAGGAAGGCCTCGCCTGTCCTCCCCAAACCGGTTCCATGTTTCAGGATTGTATTCATCCTATTATCGATATCTATCTCAGCGGCAATGTATGCCAATCCACCGTGCCGCGGATTCAAAACCCGACTTCCCGCCTGCACCATCACCGTTCCGTCTTCACGTTGAATCGGGGGTGTGGTCAGCAATCCATCCTGCGCGGCAAGCCTTTCCTTCAACAGTTTTGAAGGGAAGGCGCCTCCGGCAGGATCCGGCCTTTTAACAACACCGGAATCATCAGGGCGAATACTCCCTACTCGATTCCCGGTTCCCGCGGAACTGACCAATTGATTCCAGTTGACATCAAATGTACTGATCGAGTGATAGAATGGAGTTCCTACATGAAGATCTGAAAGGAGATTGCACGTTTCGGCGCAGCAGGATGAATCCGCGGAAGCCGGAGTTGAACCACATAAACCCTGAAGACATGGAGAGATCTGCAGAAAACCGAAATCGGATTCGATTTGTGCAAACCAGGATTCGATTTCAATCCGCCGAGCCTCCAGAACCGATTGCATATGGACCTTCTGCGAGGCGATGATGGCTTGACGCGCGCAATGATAACCCTGCGCCGCCATAATGAAGAGAGGCCCCAGCGCCACCGGCAACATCCAGAGCAGGATCCGCCATCTCATCGTCATGAGACGGATCATTTTTCTATTTTTTATCATCGAGTCACCAAGACGGGGTTATCCAGGCGGACCACAGACGATTTCCCATTCTCTGGCCTCCGGATTCCTCATTCACTCCAACCCTACCCCATATTCTTGTTACAATAATATGACATTTCAACATATAGATGGAAATCTTCCAAGATTAACCGGCGCATGATGGTTAAATTCCTGGAATCGTTGGAGATCAAATACGCTTACTTGGGGAGAATAAATACCTCTATTCCAACTTCTTCAGAGGGACGATTGAGAAAAGAACCCACCCGATCTGCGGCAATGATTGAAAGTGGGCGTAACACTCCCTCCCATCGCTCATTTTCACAATCATCCGGCCCTGTTTTTTTCTAAGCACAGAGGTCATAAAATCAGGTCTATCGAAATCGGAGCTCAGGC
This portion of the Candidatus Eisenbacteria bacterium genome encodes:
- a CDS encoding efflux RND transporter periplasmic adaptor subunit, with protein sequence MIRNIFQRPLTRRFVILLLILLPLGIGYLIGRIGNPQPPTRAMDHQDHSGSEATQSSAVEMWTCSMHPQIRLPEPGSCPLCGMDLILVAIGEAAEGATSQITLSANARKLAGITTALAETRPAVVDIRMSGKLELDETRITTISAWIPGRLDRLFINYTGVSVRAGDPLVSLYSPELLTAQEELLQALKMKRADAARYGGLSSGDDSFGRTLQANVEAVRKKLRLWGLTDQQVQAIETAGVSTDLITIKSPISGVVLHKTAIEGNYVNIGTPIYTIADLSHLWAGLDAYESDLTWLREGQEIEFYSEAYPGEVFGGIIAFIDPVIDPRTRTAKVRVDVENPAARLKPEMFLKAIVKARIGANVQVEIPGRDGEWDHGDPLLIPAAAPLRTGKRAIVYVAKPGEEGIYTGRQVVLGPKAGEDYVVIDGLKEGEMVVVNGNFKIDSAAQIMAQPSMMEPMPAETLQGPGAPLEPANIPESFKTDLSALYDIYFEIQNALSHDDLTMASEAAGKMQKVLPRAGVKRSASSKSNAQRFGTQNLPPGARSAWDDAMGPIGEVIGRIHKTGGIESARQEFEYLSLWVTWIVNSFGSATVQPILRYHCPMAFDGRGADWLQNKEGTENPYFGSAMFQCGTEEEVIWAGHSQRDGNDHEAQ
- a CDS encoding TolC family protein, producing the protein MNRIKKTGIVHTLTLFCLAAQLAVVLPDNVRADELGNPDDLKESSNLQDLIEYAMANNPGLQASESRWKSSKEAISAARALPDPRMTYGHYLEPVETRVGPQERNFGLSLTIPWFQKLMIRGEVAGLTAHVEEKKYDMDCQKLIYSVTEAYYELHYLDESIAITEENLNWIRQFESIARTRYATGQESQVSTLAIQLELEKLKDRVVSLKDDRRYAASHLNTLLGRPVDAELPGYETPSSTILQMSIDQLLARIQKENPSLQALQLKAQREEASSRLLGKSHYPDVTIGINVIMTEDALDRSLTDSGKDPVILTVSLNLPIWFGQYNSAKESAKLRRQEALYEFADLENRLSAELEEALGDVKDAERRIDLYQYRLIPMAKQSQDVTLNAFSAGEAAFLEVIEAQRTILDMNLALERAQTDKGLSLARVEWLMGNERRS
- a CDS encoding response regulator; the encoded protein is MQIAVVDNDKALLRSLAIVLGGKGRHITCFDGPQSAAQVIGVTLQPDLLIIDYLMPGCDGIELLLRVRPYLTKKCSIIMISGHTEMLDQRRIKELNLSGFIPKPIDLNELYNIVAQEERARRRNHESN
- a CDS encoding sigma-54 dependent transcriptional regulator; this translates as MSRILIIDDDRALCRSLQIQIEAEGHIAEVSYNLSDGLKMIEKSAPELIFLDLSLPDGNGLDLLRELMERDSLLPIVMITGSHEMSTTIEAMRLGAFDYIRKPIGREEFLLMIEKYNRLKNAGLMQAPGGMPFGEMDLQPEEVSREIVGKDPKIIDLLKEIGLSSRGRITILIEGESGTGKELVARALHEATSPGKPFVAINCSSIVSTLPESELFGHERGAFTGAEKRKLGKFEYAQEGTVFLDEIGDMAFELQAKLLRVLQEREFERVGGLEALPFKARVIAATNRDLERMVKEKEFREDLYYRLAVSKIRVPPLRERRGDIPLLLDHFIPRISRRIHKPAQSIDEKALNLLSQYEWPGNIRELENVLTRAIALTAGPVITAEHLSFLFPTMGSRNATMSFPAKIIPLSQMEKEYIHSALEVNKWNINRTAKLLEISPTTLRKKITDNELRRPPR
- a CDS encoding sensor histidine kinase — encoded protein: MTMRWRILLWMLPVALGPLFIMAAQGYHCARQAIIASQKVHMQSVLEARRIEIESWFAQIESDFGFLQISPCLQGLCGSTPASADSSCCAETCNLLSDLHVGTPFYHSISTFDVNWNQLVSSAGTGNRVGSIRPDDSGVVKRPDPAGGAFPSKLLKERLAAQDGLLTTPPIQREDGTVMVQAGSRVLNPRHGGLAYIAAEIDIDNRMNTILKHGTGLGRTGEAFLFLPGGVFPMIDGFDAENNKYRFHSYPKQITDGGGEVVRYRSASGKKVLGVSALIPRLNGTLVIEIDEQEAFAWLRVFRNRALMTGLITLVLILVIANYGARVLAQPLREFAAVAHRIAAGQSEERIGRLAGAEAQEVAEAFNHMIDELSASHRRLLQAASLAAVGELSSSIVHEMRNPLSSIKMNLQALRHNVEEDPFHRELADIASEQALRLERMLSELLNYGKPLELNKTRLRFIEIANNVKDILRSESEEKEIRVIIKDLTGGTAFCADPEQLRRALTNLTANAIQASPPGESVILSAEYPVHSPGTIRLSVADNGPGFRTADIHRLFQPFYTTRDEGTGLGLANVKKIVEGHSGFVFAENRRKGGALFSLSLPRGAEE